The following proteins are encoded in a genomic region of Paenibacillus sp. FSL R7-0273:
- a CDS encoding TatD family hydrolase yields MIDAHIHLEQYDQAVLEDMLSGLPGQGIDGLIAVSMNLESSVRTLELARRAPGLIKPAYGYHPEQPVPEEAELAALLRFIEEHAAHMAAVGEIGLPYYSRAEALERGLPFEMEPYIRLLDTLLGAAAQLGKPVVLHAVYEDALTACDLLDKHGIRDAHFHWFKGPEEAVARMIERGYYISFTPDIVYEPEIQALARRYPPELVMAETDGPWPFEGPFAGRLTHPAMIRDAAAAWGALHGYSPAQAEALLSANTARFFRLYESTGSLE; encoded by the coding sequence ATGATTGATGCTCATATTCATCTGGAGCAGTATGATCAGGCCGTGCTGGAGGACATGCTGTCCGGGCTTCCCGGGCAAGGCATTGACGGCTTGATTGCCGTCTCGATGAATTTGGAATCCAGTGTCCGTACATTAGAGTTAGCCCGCAGAGCTCCCGGACTGATTAAGCCGGCCTACGGCTATCACCCCGAGCAGCCGGTGCCTGAGGAAGCAGAGCTGGCAGCGCTGCTCCGCTTCATTGAAGAGCACGCCGCACACATGGCAGCCGTAGGTGAAATCGGCCTGCCTTATTACAGCCGGGCCGAAGCGCTGGAGCGCGGCTTGCCGTTTGAGATGGAGCCATATATCCGGCTGCTGGATACCCTGCTTGGCGCTGCCGCCCAGCTCGGCAAGCCGGTGGTGCTGCATGCCGTCTATGAGGATGCATTGACCGCCTGCGACCTGCTGGACAAGCACGGCATCCGTGATGCCCATTTCCACTGGTTCAAAGGGCCGGAGGAAGCCGTCGCCCGGATGATTGAGCGCGGCTATTATATCTCCTTCACTCCGGATATCGTCTACGAGCCGGAGATTCAGGCCCTGGCCAGGCGTTATCCGCCTGAGCTGGTTATGGCGGAGACGGACGGCCCTTGGCCGTTTGAGGGGCCTTTTGCCGGACGGCTCACCCACCCGGCTATGATCCGCGATGCTGCTGCAGCCTGGGGCGCGCTGCACGGCTATTCGCCTGCGCAGGCAGAAGCGCTGCTGAGCGCGAACACAGCGCGGTTTTTCCGGCTGTATGAGAGCACGGGAAGCTTAGAATAG
- a CDS encoding winged helix-turn-helix domain-containing protein gives MQLELDESNFTVASGGTAIQLLPKEFALLDFMYRNKGQTFTRSQLLDKVWPLEYPVERTVDDHIYRLRKKLRPFSGLALQTVRGSGYSLSIPETAAVPMFNPTTHDPELREAMREVFSKFHVYGQGKSMLSLAGQKDTLGYALDPEVAVTIHFVQGDLEWLMHTEEVPLKDRLFHLFLFYMFTGDPKKKLEVCERVIQAQVMHPEDQLELDILTILDLFILSGEPERALARLPRSYQAITEPGYENFVPVTMITELFAQLAAGAGNDVLMRLDEAVVQILQEKPFLRETGGYKIIKGLWQLRENQPVEAVRLLDEGIGVLERSGFVPLQLYGFYRIYHYCRLYLPPHPLHRKYERRFLEAMEESGLSRYEQSLENLLMRALNI, from the coding sequence ATGCAGCTCGAATTAGATGAAAGTAACTTTACCGTGGCATCCGGCGGAACGGCTATACAGCTGCTGCCCAAGGAATTTGCGCTGCTGGACTTTATGTACCGCAACAAAGGGCAAACCTTCACCCGCAGTCAACTGCTGGACAAGGTCTGGCCGCTGGAGTATCCGGTGGAGCGGACCGTGGATGATCATATATACCGTCTGCGCAAAAAGCTCCGCCCCTTCAGCGGACTCGCGCTCCAAACCGTACGGGGCTCAGGCTACAGCCTCTCCATACCGGAAACAGCAGCTGTCCCGATGTTTAATCCGACAACCCATGACCCGGAGCTGCGCGAGGCGATGCGCGAGGTTTTCAGTAAATTCCATGTCTACGGACAGGGCAAATCCATGCTCAGCCTGGCCGGTCAAAAGGATACACTCGGCTATGCGCTGGACCCGGAGGTTGCGGTGACGATCCATTTTGTCCAGGGGGATCTGGAATGGCTTATGCATACAGAGGAGGTTCCGCTCAAGGACCGGCTGTTTCATTTGTTTTTATTTTACATGTTTACCGGAGACCCCAAGAAGAAGCTTGAAGTATGTGAGCGGGTAATCCAGGCACAGGTGATGCATCCCGAGGATCAGCTGGAGCTGGACATTCTGACGATCCTTGATTTGTTCATCCTATCGGGTGAACCGGAGCGGGCCTTGGCGCGCCTTCCCCGGTCCTATCAGGCCATCACAGAGCCGGGCTATGAAAATTTTGTGCCGGTAACCATGATAACTGAGCTGTTTGCGCAGCTGGCGGCAGGGGCGGGAAATGATGTGCTTATGCGGCTGGATGAGGCTGTGGTGCAGATTTTGCAGGAGAAGCCCTTTTTAAGAGAAACCGGCGGCTACAAAATTATAAAGGGACTCTGGCAGCTGCGGGAAAATCAGCCGGTTGAAGCGGTGCGTCTGCTGGATGAGGGGATCGGGGTGCTGGAGCGGTCGGGGTTTGTTCCGCTTCAGCTGTACGGCTTTTACCGGATCTATCATTACTGCCGCCTGTATTTGCCGCCGCATCCGCTGCACCGCAAATATGAGCGCAGGTTCCTTGAGGCGATGGAGGAGAGCGGGCTTAGCCGTTATGAACAGTCTCTGGAAAACCTGCTGATGCGGGCGCTGAATATCTGA
- a CDS encoding YjgB family protein, with protein MTTTFKTIAGIMILASAIGLTGCNSSADNSAEATNAPSAEASASAQPAVTASPSPAAAEQSVPPAATAAPDTAAGNDAAAEDSAARLKELLELARQGKVPGVEYAAHSGMIDEVEAAWGEPDTKEPAGKGIYSTYSAKHVVFGWNKGSRIFDVRSSAATLQQLTLKEIEQTLGKPDDTAVNGSDRIYIYQAGKEYELKFIIPEATGTVDHISVFSEQDSFNNMAG; from the coding sequence ATGACAACAACATTCAAAACAATAGCAGGAATCATGATACTGGCCAGCGCAATCGGGCTTACGGGCTGCAATTCATCCGCCGACAACAGCGCGGAGGCGACAAATGCCCCTTCGGCAGAGGCGTCCGCTTCTGCGCAGCCGGCTGTCACTGCCAGCCCTTCGCCAGCGGCAGCTGAGCAATCTGTTCCGCCGGCAGCGACGGCAGCACCGGATACAGCAGCAGGCAACGACGCTGCGGCAGAAGACAGTGCAGCCCGGCTGAAGGAGCTGCTGGAGCTGGCCCGGCAGGGCAAGGTTCCCGGTGTGGAATATGCCGCACACAGCGGAATGATTGACGAAGTCGAGGCAGCATGGGGCGAGCCGGACACTAAGGAGCCGGCAGGCAAAGGGATCTATTCCACCTACAGCGCCAAGCATGTTGTTTTCGGCTGGAACAAGGGCAGCCGGATTTTTGATGTCCGGTCCAGTGCCGCTACTCTGCAGCAGCTAACATTGAAAGAGATTGAGCAGACGCTCGGCAAGCCGGATGATACGGCTGTGAACGGCAGTGACAGGATTTATATTTACCAGGCCGGCAAGGAATACGAGTTGAAGTTTATTATTCCGGAAGCAACGGGCACGGTCGATCATATCTCGGTCTTTTCCGAACAGGACTCCTTTAACAATATGGCGGGCTAA
- a CDS encoding MFS transporter, whose translation MEASTKQGNSLLHNKVYVRVYSAFATASFGDWFDSLAIQVLVGYRWQVSPLMLAMIPVAIALPSILLGSVAGVAADRLNKLKLMRVCDLLTAVLTLVLLLAPNMFWLLPLLSLRSAISTVNVPAQQSLTRSIVREDQLLQASSLNGLVNQGSKIAGPLLGGLALTFLTPHWCIVLNAALRGFSYLLLLSVRKIDAKAEPAQKTTEEQVPLRTMWKEGWSFMLSSRILLNMMVYGLAGALAIQVIDFQFTSLFRVYSPTGEAVLGWMVAASGVGAVLTILLLGRLRGAISYTWRLGMGYMLIGVSVAGLGLLQPGAPVIWVLLLGFVLGAGNGAFAVAFNYMLQKETPPHMTGRIFGIQNTVLSAVLIIAPLLGGLLVEFAGPGRIFLIFGLIQTALGLAGLLFGRILWQEKREAKADRMEQAG comes from the coding sequence ATGGAAGCTTCAACGAAGCAGGGAAACAGCCTGCTGCATAACAAGGTCTATGTGCGCGTATATAGCGCTTTTGCCACCGCCAGCTTTGGCGACTGGTTCGACTCCCTGGCCATTCAGGTGCTGGTCGGATACCGCTGGCAGGTCAGCCCGCTGATGCTTGCCATGATTCCGGTAGCCATTGCGCTGCCGAGCATTCTGCTCGGCTCTGTGGCCGGAGTTGCCGCCGACCGGCTGAACAAGCTGAAGCTGATGCGGGTCTGCGATCTGCTTACCGCTGTGCTGACACTGGTGCTGTTACTGGCCCCGAATATGTTCTGGCTGCTGCCGCTGCTGTCTCTGCGCTCAGCCATCTCAACGGTCAATGTGCCTGCCCAGCAGTCCCTGACCCGCAGTATTGTCAGAGAAGATCAGCTGCTCCAGGCCTCCTCACTGAACGGGCTGGTGAATCAGGGCTCCAAAATCGCCGGCCCGCTACTAGGCGGACTCGCGCTCACCTTCCTTACACCGCACTGGTGTATCGTGCTGAATGCCGCGCTGCGCGGCTTCTCTTATCTGCTGCTGCTGTCTGTGCGCAAGATTGATGCAAAGGCAGAGCCTGCGCAGAAGACAACCGAAGAGCAGGTTCCGCTGCGGACGATGTGGAAGGAAGGCTGGAGCTTCATGCTGAGCAGCCGGATTCTGCTAAATATGATGGTCTACGGGCTGGCCGGGGCTTTGGCGATCCAGGTCATTGATTTTCAGTTCACCAGCCTGTTCCGGGTGTATTCCCCGACCGGAGAAGCGGTGCTGGGCTGGATGGTTGCCGCCTCGGGTGTGGGCGCGGTGCTGACTATTCTCCTGCTGGGCAGACTTCGCGGCGCTATCAGCTATACCTGGCGGCTGGGCATGGGCTACATGCTGATCGGCGTGTCGGTTGCGGGCCTCGGGCTGCTGCAGCCGGGCGCCCCGGTCATCTGGGTGCTGCTGCTTGGCTTCGTCCTTGGAGCCGGGAACGGGGCCTTTGCAGTAGCCTTCAACTATATGCTGCAAAAAGAAACCCCGCCGCACATGACCGGCCGCATCTTCGGCATCCAGAATACCGTGCTCAGCGCGGTGCTGATCATCGCCCCGCTGCTGGGCGGGCTGCTGGTTGAGTTCGCCGGCCCGGGCCGGATCTTCCTGATCTTCGGCCTCATCCAGACGGCGCTGGGACTGGCCGGCCTGCTCTTCGGCCGGATACTCTGGCAGGAGAAGCGGGAGGCTAAGGCCGACCGGATGGAGCAGGCAGGATAG